Proteins from one Pseudodesulfovibrio hydrargyri genomic window:
- a CDS encoding 4Fe-4S dicluster domain-containing protein — translation MPKSFLIDTSRCTACRGCQIACKEWHELPANKTTQYHWGSHQNPQDLNPNNYKLVRFSEHLEDGVIRWNFFPEQCRHCVVPPCKELGDVYVEEAIVQDEKTGAVLFTEKTRKFSKEEAEEVREACPYNIPRRNDQTGLMSKCTMCNNRVHAGMLPACVKVCPTGTMNFGEREEMLALAEKRLAVLKEKWPKAMLADPDDVNVIYLLIDEPVNYFDHAVAEANVGPMSKKQFLATLARPFKAMKA, via the coding sequence ATGCCTAAGTCATTCTTGATAGACACCTCCCGCTGCACCGCGTGCCGCGGCTGTCAGATAGCCTGCAAGGAGTGGCATGAACTGCCCGCCAACAAGACGACCCAGTACCATTGGGGCAGTCATCAGAATCCGCAGGACCTGAATCCCAACAACTACAAACTCGTTCGCTTCAGCGAACACCTCGAGGACGGCGTGATCCGCTGGAACTTCTTCCCGGAACAGTGCCGCCACTGCGTTGTCCCCCCGTGCAAGGAGCTGGGCGACGTGTACGTCGAGGAGGCCATCGTCCAGGACGAGAAGACCGGTGCGGTCCTCTTCACCGAGAAGACCAGGAAGTTCTCGAAGGAAGAGGCCGAGGAGGTCCGTGAGGCTTGCCCGTACAATATCCCGCGGCGCAACGACCAGACCGGGCTGATGAGCAAGTGCACCATGTGCAACAACCGGGTGCACGCGGGCATGCTGCCCGCCTGCGTCAAGGTTTGCCCCACCGGGACCATGAACTTCGGGGAGCGCGAGGAGATGCTGGCCCTGGCCGAAAAGCGCCTCGCCGTCCTGAAGGAGAAGTGGCCCAAGGCCATGCTGGCCGATCCCGACGACGTCAACGTCATCTATCTGCTTATCGACGAACCCGTGAACTACTTTGATCATGCGGTGGCCGAGGCCAATGTCGGCCCCATGTCGAAGAAGCAGTTCCTCGCCACCCTGGCAAGACCATTCAAGGCCATGAAGGCATAA
- a CDS encoding alpha/beta fold hydrolase, giving the protein MDRFEAVETTGESQVGGWVRTTDGVRLWVEIRGTGIPVVLLHGWTMSSLFWRRQAQLADSCQVVTIDFRGHGRSQSTPRGHNVPRYALDVREVITALGLARALLVGWSMGGSVALEYWHRFGSDRLAGLGLVETGPYPMSPAPWNVHKCHGHNEEAMREDLAAMKADRREFAERFVGSMFLPGHAPGHALKWMVAEQLKTDPATAASIYEDYARRDYTPVLPSVGVPALVVYGRSLHMCYGPSTGRFVAATLPDARFVILDQSGHMPFYEQPEEFNRTVTGFLDTLDA; this is encoded by the coding sequence ATGGACCGGTTCGAAGCCGTGGAGACCACCGGCGAGAGCCAGGTGGGCGGTTGGGTCCGGACCACCGACGGCGTGCGCCTGTGGGTGGAGATTCGCGGCACGGGTATCCCCGTGGTTCTGCTCCACGGCTGGACCATGAGCTCCTTGTTCTGGCGCCGCCAGGCCCAGCTGGCCGACAGCTGCCAGGTGGTGACCATCGACTTTCGCGGCCACGGCCGCTCCCAGTCCACGCCGCGCGGCCACAACGTCCCGCGCTACGCCCTGGACGTGCGCGAGGTGATCACCGCGCTGGGGCTGGCCCGTGCGCTGCTCGTGGGCTGGTCCATGGGCGGTTCCGTGGCCCTGGAATACTGGCACCGTTTCGGCTCCGACCGGCTGGCCGGGCTCGGGCTGGTGGAGACAGGTCCCTACCCCATGTCCCCGGCCCCTTGGAACGTGCACAAATGCCACGGGCACAACGAGGAGGCCATGCGCGAAGACCTGGCCGCCATGAAGGCGGACCGCAGGGAATTCGCCGAGCGGTTCGTCGGCTCCATGTTCCTGCCGGGCCATGCGCCGGGACATGCCCTGAAATGGATGGTCGCCGAGCAACTCAAGACGGACCCGGCGACGGCCGCCTCCATCTACGAGGATTACGCCCGGCGAGACTACACGCCCGTGCTGCCCTCGGTCGGCGTGCCCGCCCTGGTGGTCTACGGCCGCTCCCTGCACATGTGCTACGGCCCGTCCACCGGCCGGTTCGTGGCCGCCACCCTGCCCGATGCGCGTTTCGTCATCCTGGACCAAAGCGGCCATATGCCGTTTTATGAACAACCCGAAGAGTTCAACCGGACCGTCACCGGATTCCTGGACACCCTGGATGCCTGA
- the tsaA gene encoding tRNA (N6-threonylcarbamoyladenosine(37)-N6)-methyltransferase TrmO yields the protein MDKELVIIGTIQSEIKNLDSAPKMEDEAGAVRARIVMDPAYAEALDGLKPGAKLELFTWFHKSDRTVLKVHPRGNKNNPVRGVFSTRSPARPNPIGLHRVTLVAMEAPLTLVVEPLEAIDGTPVIDIKPKPRGK from the coding sequence ATGGACAAGGAACTGGTCATCATCGGCACCATACAATCCGAGATCAAGAACCTCGACTCGGCCCCCAAGATGGAGGACGAGGCCGGAGCCGTGCGCGCCCGCATCGTCATGGACCCGGCCTATGCCGAGGCTCTGGACGGACTCAAGCCGGGCGCGAAGCTCGAACTCTTCACCTGGTTCCATAAATCCGACCGCACGGTCCTCAAGGTCCACCCCCGGGGCAACAAGAACAATCCCGTGCGCGGCGTGTTCTCCACCCGCTCCCCGGCCCGTCCCAATCCCATCGGCCTGCACCGCGTCACCCTGGTGGCCATGGAAGCCCCCCTGACCCTGGTGGTCGAGCCGCTGGAGGCCATCGACGGCACCCCGGTCATCGACATCAAGCCCAAGCCACGGGGAAAGTAG
- a CDS encoding formate dehydrogenase accessory sulfurtransferase FdhD, producing MAPSSHLRAVSGQAEPKRMEQAEVRPMQLACPVTIQRYSDGKLSFKDDQIAEEADIRLTVNGRAEAVLARTPGDDLNLVAGYLFAQSRVMCPEDILNIAFSYHGPSRVEVDLRAPVAVRRIYPSPRPVHIAPELLFDLKEVFERRQNLFKNTGSTHAAALFSAEGELISYGEDVGRHNAFDKAVGRALLEGTLESVTIAMLSSRLALELATKATTANIPVLCGFSAATSSAITFAERNNLSLVGRIRGNSFNVYANGWRFR from the coding sequence ATGGCCCCATCGTCGCATCTCAGGGCCGTGAGCGGCCAGGCGGAACCCAAGCGGATGGAGCAGGCCGAAGTCCGCCCCATGCAGCTGGCCTGCCCGGTGACCATCCAGCGCTATTCGGACGGCAAGCTGTCCTTCAAGGACGACCAGATCGCCGAGGAGGCGGACATCCGCCTGACCGTCAACGGAAGGGCCGAGGCCGTCCTGGCCCGGACGCCGGGCGACGACCTGAACCTGGTGGCGGGCTATCTGTTCGCCCAGTCCAGGGTCATGTGTCCGGAGGACATCCTGAACATCGCCTTTTCCTATCACGGCCCGTCGCGTGTGGAAGTGGACCTCAGGGCCCCGGTGGCAGTGCGGCGCATCTACCCCTCGCCCCGGCCGGTGCACATCGCTCCGGAGCTGCTTTTCGACCTGAAGGAGGTCTTCGAGCGGCGGCAGAATCTGTTCAAGAACACCGGGTCCACCCATGCGGCTGCCCTGTTCTCGGCGGAAGGGGAACTGATCTCCTACGGGGAGGATGTGGGAAGACACAACGCCTTTGACAAGGCCGTGGGCCGGGCCCTGCTCGAGGGGACCCTGGAATCGGTGACCATCGCCATGCTCTCGTCGCGCCTGGCCCTGGAACTGGCCACCAAGGCGACCACCGCCAACATCCCGGTGCTGTGCGGGTTCTCGGCCGCGACCAGCTCGGCCATCACCTTTGCGGAGCGCAACAACCTGAGTCTGGTCGGACGCATCCGGGGCAACTCCTTCAACGTCTACGCCAACGGCTGGCGGTTTCGGTAG
- a CDS encoding formate dehydrogenase accessory protein FdhE → MKSASDRKTVVSTLDAIKKRAPAYTELADKFGPLFLEQARLSEELADEGLALPEIDTARANQGVPILVDTDLAPWAESLKKSAAAMLPLLFDVLGPDPEAWQKLERFMADSNDIAGLAQARIEGNWKHFESTSVQLGITPYTKLLYISETVFSPVLRAVAAGLGEPLSTLGWDEGYCPVCGATPSIAQLSPKEVTDLDQLVGGGGKKFLHCSLCGHDWRYKRNACPACGNDENDSREVYYQEDARFERVEACHKCGKYCLSIDMRECEPLPDLDVAQIGLIHLDMFARDHDLSPISTTLWNSLE, encoded by the coding sequence ATGAAATCGGCTTCCGACCGGAAAACAGTTGTCTCGACCCTCGACGCCATCAAGAAACGCGCTCCCGCCTACACCGAGCTGGCCGACAAATTCGGTCCGCTGTTCCTGGAACAGGCCCGGTTGAGCGAGGAGCTCGCGGACGAGGGGCTGGCCCTGCCCGAGATCGACACGGCGCGCGCCAACCAGGGCGTGCCCATCCTGGTGGATACGGACCTCGCCCCCTGGGCCGAGAGCCTGAAGAAGTCGGCGGCGGCCATGCTGCCCCTGCTCTTCGACGTGCTCGGGCCCGACCCGGAGGCGTGGCAAAAGCTCGAACGGTTCATGGCCGACTCCAACGACATTGCGGGGCTTGCCCAGGCCCGGATCGAAGGCAACTGGAAACACTTTGAGAGCACCTCCGTACAGCTCGGCATCACACCGTACACCAAGCTGCTGTATATTTCAGAGACCGTTTTCTCGCCTGTCCTGCGCGCCGTGGCCGCAGGTCTGGGCGAGCCCCTCTCCACGTTGGGCTGGGACGAGGGCTACTGCCCCGTGTGCGGGGCAACGCCTTCCATCGCTCAACTCTCCCCCAAGGAAGTGACCGACCTGGACCAGCTGGTCGGCGGCGGCGGAAAGAAATTTCTGCACTGTTCCCTGTGCGGCCATGACTGGCGCTACAAGCGCAACGCCTGTCCGGCCTGCGGCAACGACGAGAATGATTCACGCGAGGTCTACTACCAGGAGGACGCCCGGTTCGAGCGCGTCGAGGCCTGCCACAAGTGCGGCAAGTACTGCCTGAGCATCGACATGCGCGAATGCGAGCCGCTGCCAGACCTGGACGTCGCCCAGATCGGGCTGATCCATCTGGACATGTTCGCCCGCGACCACGATCTGAGTCCCATTTCCACGACCCTTTGGAACAGCCTGGAGTAG
- a CDS encoding winged helix-turn-helix domain-containing protein encodes MLDARSTKNVCGKNNPTMRMHLWFETEGGVLFGLGRLQLLMSVEEHGSLKAAAEALGMSYRGAWGKIKTTEEALGRKLIERASNRRAGYHLTAFGKSIAQCYDKWYREVEAFALSKSHEFLPFPLDQYK; translated from the coding sequence ATGCTGGATGCGAGATCGACCAAGAACGTTTGCGGCAAGAACAATCCCACCATGCGCATGCACCTGTGGTTCGAGACCGAAGGGGGCGTCCTGTTCGGCCTGGGCCGGTTGCAACTGCTCATGTCCGTGGAGGAACACGGCTCCCTCAAGGCGGCGGCGGAGGCCTTGGGCATGTCCTACCGGGGCGCATGGGGCAAGATCAAGACCACCGAGGAGGCCCTTGGCCGCAAGCTCATCGAGCGCGCCTCCAACCGGCGCGCCGGGTACCATCTGACCGCCTTCGGTAAATCCATCGCCCAGTGCTACGACAAGTGGTATCGGGAAGTTGAGGCCTTCGCGCTCTCCAAAAGCCATGAATTCTTACCTTTTCCGCTCGATCAGTACAAGTGA
- the thiL gene encoding thiamine-phosphate kinase has product MRSEAHFLELIDSHFSREHDFLALGRGDDCAVLRGGTDYCVTSDLFLEDEHFRRGYFSAADIGYKALAVNISDIAAMGAKPVAFTMDLMAPADLPDTFWDEFLKSMAGLARQNDMVLAGGDLSRSKRLGVSITAFGAPGATGFLRRGNCAYGDILFTVGDIGLARTGLMALEAEGIKARETLPAAVMAHLRPKPKVMIGTLLNAAGVKGLMDLSDGLARDLPRFTGPDLGANLTIDPEALHGDVHAWCKKAGLDPLEFAVLGGEDYALLGAVSPFDAGKARSVPGYTEIGTVTREPGIVLNAKPFDNPGFDHFSQ; this is encoded by the coding sequence ATGCGAAGCGAAGCACACTTTCTGGAACTGATCGACAGCCACTTTTCCCGCGAGCACGATTTCCTGGCCCTGGGCCGGGGGGACGACTGCGCCGTGCTGCGCGGCGGGACCGACTACTGCGTCACCTCGGACCTCTTTCTCGAGGACGAGCACTTCCGACGCGGCTATTTCTCGGCCGCCGACATCGGCTACAAGGCCCTGGCCGTGAACATCAGCGACATCGCGGCCATGGGGGCCAAGCCCGTGGCCTTCACCATGGACCTGATGGCGCCGGCCGACCTGCCGGACACGTTCTGGGACGAATTCCTCAAGTCCATGGCCGGGTTGGCCCGGCAGAACGACATGGTCCTGGCCGGCGGCGACCTGAGCCGCTCCAAGCGGCTGGGCGTGTCCATCACCGCCTTCGGCGCGCCCGGCGCCACCGGCTTTCTGCGGCGCGGCAACTGCGCATACGGCGACATCCTGTTCACCGTGGGGGACATCGGGTTGGCCCGGACCGGGCTCATGGCCCTGGAAGCCGAGGGCATCAAGGCGAGAGAGACCCTGCCCGCCGCGGTCATGGCCCATCTGCGGCCCAAGCCCAAGGTCATGATCGGCACCCTGCTCAACGCCGCGGGCGTCAAGGGGCTCATGGACCTGTCAGACGGCCTTGCCCGCGACCTGCCCCGCTTCACGGGCCCTGACCTGGGCGCGAACCTGACCATCGACCCCGAGGCCCTGCACGGCGACGTGCACGCCTGGTGCAAGAAGGCAGGCCTCGACCCGCTGGAATTCGCGGTGCTCGGCGGCGAGGACTACGCCCTGCTCGGCGCGGTCTCGCCGTTCGACGCGGGCAAGGCGCGGTCCGTGCCCGGCTACACGGAGATCGGCACGGTCACCAGGGAGCCCGGCATCGTCCTCAACGCCAAGCCCTTCGACAACCCCGGATTCGACCACTTCAGCCAATAA
- a CDS encoding chalcone isomerase family protein yields MKRIFCAALLLILLCLSPAQAAELAGVTLPDTVEVGAHKLVLNGIALREKFVFDVYVAGLYLTEKSGDPEAIQRKETPRMMVMHFVRDVGAKAIREAWIDGLEANVETITPELRDKFDQLNDMMTDIKDGQEMGFTYDPATGTDVMVAGQPKGGIPGKDFADAILATWIGPKPGPGKTFKKQILGEK; encoded by the coding sequence ATGAAACGGATTTTTTGCGCCGCCCTGCTGTTGATCCTGCTCTGCCTCTCCCCGGCCCAAGCGGCCGAGCTGGCGGGCGTGACCCTGCCCGACACCGTGGAGGTGGGCGCGCACAAGCTTGTGCTCAACGGCATCGCCCTGCGCGAAAAGTTCGTTTTCGACGTCTACGTGGCGGGCCTGTACCTGACGGAAAAATCCGGCGATCCCGAAGCGATCCAACGAAAGGAAACGCCGCGCATGATGGTCATGCACTTTGTCCGCGACGTGGGCGCCAAGGCCATCCGGGAGGCGTGGATCGACGGGCTCGAGGCCAACGTCGAAACCATCACCCCCGAACTTCGGGACAAGTTCGACCAGCTCAACGACATGATGACCGACATCAAGGACGGCCAGGAGATGGGGTTCACCTACGATCCGGCCACGGGCACCGACGTCATGGTCGCCGGGCAGCCCAAGGGCGGCATCCCGGGCAAGGACTTCGCCGACGCCATCCTGGCCACCTGGATCGGCCCCAAACCGGGCCCGGGCAAGACCTTCAAAAAACAAATCCTGGGCGAAAAATAG
- the fdnG gene encoding formate dehydrogenase-N subunit alpha, whose translation MKLDRRSFMKLAGSGAACLTLGQLGVSLTPIKAYAAELKISGAKEVVTVCPFCSVSCHIIGYVKDGKLVNTEGDPDYPVNEGSLCAKGAAMFTMTTSHHRLQKPLYRAPYSDKWEEKSWDWMLDRIARRIKDTRDKDIILKDDKGKTVNRLESMFLLGTSHAGNEECAIAHQAMRGLGVVHMDHQARIUHSATVAALGESFGRGAMTNHWIDIKNADAILIMGSNAAEHHPISFKWVLQAKDKGATVMHVDPKFSRTSARSDFHVPLRSGTDIAFLGGMIKYILDNEKYFKEYVANYTNAALVVGKDYGFKDGIFTGYDPKTRSYDKSKWGFEMDADGVPVRDVSLQNPRCVFRLMQEHYSRYDLDTVSATTGVSKENLLKVYEAFAATGRPDKAGTVMYALGWTQHTVGVQNIRSAAIIQLLLGNIGVAGGGINALRGEPNVQGSTDHTLLYHIIPGYMAMPHNGWQTYDEYIKANTPVSNDPMSANWWQHKPKYFASLLKAWYGDHATKENGFCYELLPKIEKGEDYSYMFLFDRMYQNKIRGGIIIGLNPMNSVPNTNKVRKALDNLEWLVTSELHHSETTDNWHRPGVDPKTVKTEVFLLPSAHRLEKEGSVTNSGRWLLWHYQTIKPAFEARSFGDLFCGFMKRVQALYGKEGGTLPEAVTWLDYPDAYDPDDLCQRINGRFTADSKVGDKLYKKGQQVPSFTALKDDGSTMSLNWLYAGSYTEEDGNKCKRRSTKQTEMQANIGLFPNWSWCWPVNRRILYNRASVDLNGKPYNTAKAVIEWKDGKWIGDVPDGGWPPMASGKGKYPFIMSKHGLGQIFGPGRQDGPFSEHYEPVETPVDSNKFSKQLNSPVYKFVSSNMDKLAKPADPKYPIVLTTYSLTEHWCGGGETRNVPNLLEAEPQQYVEMSPELAQEKGIKNGDGVIIESARGKVEAIAMVTVRMRPLKVHGRIIHEIGMPFCFGWTTPGTGDATNRLTPSVGDPNTTIPEYKACCVNVRKADKLTELAT comes from the coding sequence ATGAAACTCGACCGCCGAAGCTTCATGAAGCTCGCAGGCTCCGGAGCGGCGTGTCTCACCCTCGGACAGCTCGGAGTCAGTCTGACCCCGATCAAGGCCTACGCGGCGGAGCTCAAGATCTCCGGCGCCAAGGAGGTCGTGACGGTCTGCCCGTTCTGTTCGGTGAGCTGCCACATCATCGGGTACGTCAAGGACGGCAAGCTCGTGAACACCGAGGGCGACCCGGACTACCCCGTCAACGAGGGCTCGCTGTGCGCCAAGGGCGCGGCCATGTTCACCATGACCACCAGCCATCACCGGCTGCAGAAGCCCCTGTATCGCGCTCCCTACAGCGACAAGTGGGAAGAGAAGAGCTGGGACTGGATGCTCGACCGCATCGCGCGGCGCATCAAGGACACCCGCGACAAGGACATCATCCTCAAGGATGACAAGGGCAAAACCGTTAACCGTCTCGAATCCATGTTCCTGCTGGGCACCTCCCACGCGGGCAACGAGGAATGTGCCATCGCCCACCAGGCGATGCGCGGCCTGGGTGTCGTCCACATGGACCACCAGGCGCGTATCTGACACAGCGCCACAGTTGCGGCTCTGGGAGAGTCGTTCGGACGCGGTGCGATGACCAACCATTGGATCGACATCAAGAATGCCGATGCAATCCTTATCATGGGCAGCAATGCTGCCGAACATCATCCGATTTCGTTCAAGTGGGTGTTGCAGGCCAAGGACAAGGGAGCCACGGTAATGCACGTGGACCCGAAGTTCTCGCGCACCTCCGCGCGCTCGGATTTCCATGTCCCCCTGCGGTCCGGCACGGACATCGCCTTTCTGGGGGGCATGATCAAGTACATTCTCGACAATGAAAAGTACTTCAAGGAGTACGTCGCCAACTACACCAACGCGGCCCTGGTCGTGGGTAAGGATTACGGGTTCAAGGACGGTATCTTCACCGGCTACGATCCCAAGACCCGCTCCTACGACAAGAGCAAATGGGGCTTCGAGATGGACGCGGACGGCGTCCCGGTGCGCGACGTCAGCCTGCAGAACCCCCGTTGCGTGTTCCGGCTGATGCAGGAACACTATTCCCGTTATGATCTGGACACCGTTTCGGCCACCACCGGCGTGTCCAAGGAGAACCTGCTCAAGGTGTACGAGGCCTTCGCGGCCACCGGCAGGCCGGACAAGGCCGGAACCGTCATGTACGCTCTGGGCTGGACCCAGCACACCGTGGGCGTGCAGAACATCCGTTCCGCGGCCATCATCCAGCTGTTGCTGGGCAACATCGGCGTGGCTGGCGGCGGCATCAACGCCCTGCGCGGCGAGCCCAACGTCCAGGGGTCCACGGACCACACCCTGCTGTACCACATCATTCCGGGTTATATGGCCATGCCGCACAACGGCTGGCAGACCTACGACGAGTACATCAAGGCCAACACCCCGGTCAGCAACGACCCCATGTCCGCCAACTGGTGGCAGCACAAGCCCAAGTACTTCGCCAGCCTGCTCAAGGCCTGGTATGGCGATCACGCCACCAAGGAAAACGGCTTCTGCTACGAACTGCTCCCGAAGATCGAAAAGGGCGAGGACTACTCCTACATGTTCCTCTTCGACCGGATGTACCAAAACAAGATCCGTGGCGGAATCATCATCGGCCTGAACCCGATGAACTCCGTGCCCAACACCAACAAGGTCCGCAAGGCCTTGGACAATCTGGAGTGGCTGGTCACGTCCGAGCTGCATCACTCGGAGACCACCGACAACTGGCACCGTCCGGGCGTTGATCCCAAGACGGTCAAGACCGAGGTCTTCCTCCTGCCTTCGGCCCACCGGCTGGAGAAGGAGGGATCGGTGACCAACTCCGGCCGCTGGCTGCTGTGGCACTACCAGACCATCAAGCCCGCCTTCGAGGCCCGCTCCTTCGGCGACCTGTTCTGCGGGTTCATGAAGCGCGTCCAGGCCCTGTACGGGAAGGAGGGCGGCACACTGCCCGAGGCCGTCACCTGGCTTGACTACCCCGATGCCTACGACCCGGACGACCTCTGCCAGCGCATCAACGGCCGTTTCACCGCCGACTCCAAGGTCGGTGACAAACTGTACAAGAAGGGGCAGCAGGTGCCTTCCTTCACCGCGCTCAAGGACGACGGCTCGACCATGAGCCTGAACTGGCTCTACGCGGGCAGCTACACCGAGGAAGACGGCAACAAGTGCAAGCGCCGGTCCACCAAGCAGACCGAGATGCAGGCCAACATCGGCCTGTTCCCGAACTGGTCCTGGTGCTGGCCGGTCAACCGCCGCATCCTCTACAACCGTGCCTCGGTCGACCTCAACGGCAAGCCGTACAATACGGCCAAGGCGGTCATCGAGTGGAAGGACGGCAAGTGGATCGGCGACGTGCCCGACGGCGGCTGGCCTCCCATGGCCAGCGGCAAGGGCAAATACCCGTTCATCATGTCCAAGCACGGCCTCGGCCAGATATTCGGCCCCGGTCGGCAGGACGGCCCGTTCTCCGAACACTACGAGCCGGTCGAGACCCCGGTGGATTCGAACAAGTTCTCCAAGCAGCTTAACAGCCCGGTGTACAAGTTCGTTTCCTCCAACATGGACAAGCTTGCCAAACCCGCTGATCCCAAGTACCCGATCGTGCTGACCACCTACAGCCTGACCGAGCACTGGTGCGGCGGCGGCGAGACCCGGAACGTCCCGAACCTGCTCGAGGCCGAGCCCCAGCAGTACGTCGAGATGAGCCCGGAACTGGCTCAGGAAAAGGGCATCAAGAACGGCGACGGCGTGATCATCGAATCCGCCCGCGGCAAGGTCGAGGCCATCGCCATGGTCACGGTCCGCATGCGGCCGCTCAAGGTGCACGGACGTATCATCCATGAAATCGGCATGCCGTTCTGCTTCGGCTGGACGACTCCGGGAACGGGCGACGCCACCAACAGGCTGACGCCTTCGGTGGGCGACCCGAACACCACCATTCCCGAGTACAAAGCCTGTTGCGTGAACGTTCGCAAGGCCGACAAGCTCACCGAGCTGGCAACTTAA